Proteins encoded together in one Impatiens glandulifera chromosome 1, dImpGla2.1, whole genome shotgun sequence window:
- the LOC124922426 gene encoding VQ motif-containing protein 4-like, with the protein MERFADFPPSSPARPDEIDNSSTTNSPTSNSNSYNGASLLLLSRPVCRSESNPHPTIFVQADSTTFKQVVQMLTGSVHPPPDPAFKGHNNIPPIRTGQKKQGFKLYERRNSLKYGLTPLLPNLNKKNSEVLSPSMLDFPSLALMSPVTPLTGEKVYSPTSSPEEEKAIAHKEGFYLHPSPGRTSMSIPMNEPPRLLSLFPVTSSSSRSVSHSKT; encoded by the coding sequence ATGGAGCGATTTGCAGACTTTCCACCATCTTCTCCGGCAAGACCCGATGAGATAGACAATTCATCAACTACAAATTCACCGACCAGCAACAGTAACAGCTACAATGGggcatcattattattattatcaagaCCTGTTTGTAGATCCGAATCAAACCCACATCCAACAATCTTTGTACAAGCTGACTCCACCACTTTCAAACAGGTTGTACAAATGCTCACCGGATCAGTTCATCCACCACCAGATCCCGCATTCAAAGGTCATAATAACATACCTCCGATCAGAACAGGGCAGAAGAAACAGGGGTTCAAACTCTATGAACGGAGGAACAGCTTGAAATATGGATTGACACCTCTTCTTCCCAATTTGAACAAGAAGAATTCAGAAGTTTTGTCTCCAAGCATGCTGGATTTCCCGTCGTTGGCACTGATGAGTCCGGTTACTCCATTGACGGGAGAAAAGGTGTATTCGCCGACGTCTTCGCCGGAGGAAGAGAAAGCGATTGCTCATAAGGAAGGGTTTTATTTACACCCTTCGCCCGGCCGGACGTCAATGAGTATTCCGATGAACGAACCCCCCCGTCTTCTGTCACTTTTTCCAGTTACTTCGTCGTCGTCGCGGAGTGTTTCACATTCCAAAACTTGA
- the LOC124920664 gene encoding beta-glucuronosyltransferase GlcAT14A-like, with translation MGYASTEKKWFFHILMSFVVFAFLIATSFNTSRVYSLRSIDSLLPLFQSHFSVNKTLPLFVETKILPTPPPPGMPSVPRFAYLISGSRGDLEKLWRTLRTLYHPLNHYVVHLDLESPAEERLSFTSRLERDPIFAEVGNVYMITKANMVTYRGPTMVANTLHACAILLKHSKDWDWFINLSASDYPLVTQDDLLYTFSKLDRSLNFIEHTSHLGWKEGQRAMPLIIDPGLYQSTKKDLLWANPRRSLPTAFKLFTGSAWMILSRSFVEYVIWGWDNLPRTLLMYYTNFVSSPEGYFQTVVCNAPEFAHTVVNSDMHYIAWDNPPKQHPHTLTLNDTNKMVASNAAFARKFKQGDPLLDLIDKELLGRKNGSFTPGGWCTGKPMCSSVGDPTKLRPGPGVKKLQQLIAKLSLLSKSKPNQCK, from the exons ATGGGATATGCAAGTACAGAGAAGAAATGGTTTTTCCATATTCTTATGAGCTTCGTTGTATTTGCTTTCCTAATCGCTACATCATTCAATACCAGTCGTGTTTATTCCCTTCGCTCCATCGATTCATTACTCCCACTTTTCCAATCCCATTTTTCGGTTAACAAAACATTGCCACTTTTTGTTGAAACCAAGATATTACCCACACCTCCTCCTCCTGGAATGCCTTCCGTTCCTCGATTTGCTTATCTGATTTCTGGTTCCAGAGGTGATTTAGAAAAGCTATGGAGAACTCTTCGAACGCTTTATCATCCTTTAAACCATTATGTTGTTCATCTTGATCTTGAATCACCGGCTGAGGAGAGGCTGTCTTTTACTTCTAGACTCGAAAGAGATCCCATTTTTGCAGAGGTTGGAAATGTTTATATGATCACCAAAGCTAATATGGTTACTTACAGAGGTCCAACCATGGTAGCCAATACTCTTCACGCGTGTGCTATTCTTCTTAAGCATAGTAAAGATTGGGATTGGTTTATCAACCTTAGTGCATCAGATTATCCTCTTGTCACACAAGATG ATCTTCTATACACGTTTTCTAAGTTGGACCGCAGCCTGAATTTCATCGAGCACACGAGCCATCTTGGTTGGAAAGA GGGTCAAAGAGCAATGCCTTTAATCATAGATCCTGGGCTCTATCAGTCAACAAAGAAGGATTTACTTTGGGCTAATCCCAGAAGAAGTTTGCCAACAGCCTTTAAATTGTTTACAG GTTCGGCATGGATGATTCTTTCGCGCTCATTTGTAGAATATGTGATATGGGGCTGGGACAACCTTCCCAGAACCTTGCTTATGTACTACACGAATTTTGTCTCATCTCCTGAAGGCTACTTTCAGACAGTCGTTTGCAATGCACCGGAGTTTGCACACACGGTTGTAAACAGCGACATGCACTACATTGCTTGGGATAATCCTCCAAAGCAACACCCGCACACGCTTACTCTCAACGACACGAACAAAATGGTGGCGAGTAATGCAGCATTCGCTCGTAAATTCAAACAAGGTGACCCTTTACTTGACCTGATTGATAAAGAGTTACTAGGGCGGAAGAATGGGAGCTTTACACCCGGGGGCTGGTGCACTGGAAAACCCATGTGCTCCAGCGTAGGGGATCCTACTAAGCTTAGGCCCGGCCCTGGTGTTAAGAAGCTTCAACAACTTATTGCTAAGCTTTCCCTTCTATCGAAATCTAAACCAAACCAGtgtaaataa
- the LOC124920663 gene encoding probable serine/threonine-protein kinase At1g54610, whose translation MGSICCKPSAIEDIRESPRERLSSKASSEYRTSRVPISRREDDYNRVKDRVNNSGGGGGDGRSYLIDRQGTDLARLQGEYSGRKKEKTTVEYIPQHHHPGTGNIHGSIEGEQVAAGWPPWLAAVAGEAIRGWIPRRADSFEKLDKIGQGTYSNVYRARDLERGKIVALKKVRFDNLEPESVRFMAREIHILRRLDHPNIVKLEGLVTSRMSCSLYLVFEYMEHDLAGLASHPALKFTEAQVKCYMQQLLRGLDHCHSHGVLHRDIKGSNLLIDNNGILKIADFGLASFYDPQHSLPLTSRVVTLWYRPPELLLGAAYYGPAVDLWSTGCILAELYAGKPIMPGRTEVEQLHKIFKLCGSPSEEYWRKAKLPHATIFKPQQPYRRVVGDTYRDFPAPALDLMETLLSIDPADRGSAAYALQSDFFVTKPLPCDPSILPKYPPSKELDAKVRDEEARRQAAAAGNKGGNRHDVERRYRESRAVPAPDANAELPSSMQKRQGFSTTKSRSEKFNSHQEVASGFPIDPPRPSQVIEEETTKDHLENVHKRASHSGPLTRRSGWSKTGKNMDESPKISTGADLARSHLLSDDHLEKPDYSQQMDVPKVIISRYSGSYKDSSESTMKHTPSLSGSHQNGGNKDPILLGYGSKGNKIHYSGPLVVPSSKVDQMLKDHDRQIQEAARRSRLDKAKLRRAQQQAEGNQLSTNALFVSGR comes from the exons ATGGGGAGTATTTGTTGTAAACCTTCCGCTATTGAAGATATAAGAGAGAGTCCAAGGGAGAGATTATCTTCCAAGGCATCCTCCGAGTATCGAACATCTAGGGTTCCGATTTCAAGGAGAGAAGACGATTATAATAGAGTGAAAGACCGAGTGAACAACagcggtggtggtggtggtgacgGGAGGTCGTATTTGATTGATAGACAAGGAACTGATTTAGCTCGATTGCAAGGAGAATATTCTGggaggaagaaagagaagacGACGGTGGAGTATATACCTCAACATCATCATCCTGGAACAGGCAACATCCATGGTTCAATTGAAGGTGAGCAAGTCGCAGCAGGATGGCCACCATGGTTAGCGGCAGTTGCCGGAGAAGCTATCAGAGGATGGATTCCACGAAGAGCAGATTCATTTGAGAAGTTGGATaag ATAGGACAGGGAACATATAGTAATGTATATCGTGCCCGTGATCTTGAGAGAGGGAAGATTGTTGCATTGAAGAAAGTAAGATTTGATAATCTCGAACCAGAAAGTGTCCGTTTCATGGCTAGAGAAATTCATATTCTGCGTAGACTTGATCATCCAAATATCGTCAAGCTTGAAGGTCTCGTCACTTCTCGAATGTCTTGCAGCTTATACCTTGTGTTTGAATACATGGAGCATGATCTTGCTGGCCTTGCTTCACACCCTGCTCTTAAGTTCACAGAAGCTCAG GTTAAGTGTTACATGCAACAACTATTACGGGGGCTTGATCACTGTCACAGCCATGGTGTACTGCACCGTGACATTAAAGGTTCAAACCTCTTAATCGATAACAATGGCATCCTGAAGATTGCAGACTTTGGTTTAGCAAGTTTCTATGATCCTCAACATTCTCTGCCATTGACGAGCCGAGTTGTCACTCTTTGGTATCGACCGCCGGAGCTTCTACTTGGAGCTGCTTACTATGGACCTGCCGTGGACTTATGGAGTACTGGTTGCATTCTAGCCGAATTATATGCTGGGAAGCCTATCATGCCAGGGAGAACCGAG GTTGAACAGTTGCATAAGATTTTTAAGCTATGTGGGTCACCCTCTGAAGAGTATTGGCGAAAGGCTAAGTTGCCTCATGCTACCATTTTCAAGCCCCAGCAACCTTATAGACGGGTTGTTGGAGATACATACAGAGACTTCCCTGCACCTGCCTTGGACCTAATGGAGACCCTACTCTCAATTGATCCAGCTGATCGCGGCTCTGCAGCTTATGCACTACAAAGCGAT tTCTTTGTGACAAAACCGCTGCCTTGTGATCCTTCTATCTTGCCTAAGTATCCTCCTAGcaaggagttagatgccaaaGTACGGGATGAAGAAGCTCGAAG GCAAGCAGCTGCAGCAGGAAACAAGGGTGGAAATCGACATGATGTTGAGAGAAGATATAGGGAGTCTAGAGCTGTTCCAGCACCCGATGCTAATGCTGAATTGCCTTCGTCCATGCAG AAACGACAAGGTTTCTCTACTACCAAGAGCCGAAGTGAGAAGTTCAACTCCCACCAAGAAGTTGCTTCAGGCTTTCCAATTGACCCACCTAGACCATCACAGgttattgaagaagaaacaacAAAAGATCACCTTGAGAATGTTCACAAGAGGGCCTCCCATTCCGGTCCACTTACTCGTCGGTCTGGCTGGTCAAAGACAGGGAAGAACATGGACGAATCTCCCAAAATTTCTACTGGGGCTGATTTGGCTAGGAGTCATCTCTTGTCCGACGATCACCTAGAAAAACCCGATTACTCACAACAGATGGACGTTCCCAAAGTAATAATATCTAGGTACTCGGGATCTTATAAAGACTCCTCCGAGTCCACAATGAAACATACACCGAGTTTGTCAGGTTCACATCAGAATGGAGGGAACAAGGATCCAATCCTT CTTGGGTACGGGTCAAAAGGAAACAAAATACATTACTCTGGACCTTTGGTAGTTCCTTCAAGCAAAGTAGATCAGATGCTGAAAGACCATGATCGCCAAATACAAGAGGCGGCAAGAAGATCTCGGCTTGACAAGGCAAAACTGAGAAGAGCCCAGCAGCAGGCAGAAGGGAACCAATTATCTACAAATGCATTATTTGTCTCGGGTCGTTGA